One part of the Candidatus Bathyarchaeota archaeon genome encodes these proteins:
- a CDS encoding AMP-binding protein translates to MKTILLTGASGFIATYIARNLLAEKDVAVLALVRAKDTASAKVKLEREWWDHPELVQALGTRIQAVAGDICNPNIGLTEENYLGLVEKTTHIIHTAADWRFRPLIELRKTNVQGTANLIALAKKINQHHQLERFSYISTAYVAGAATGTIMEDQLTDKHGFLTNYEQSKYEAEQLVHAAKEQLCVSVFRPSMVVGDSKTGAIKTFNTFYFPLRLYLTGKMRFMPVSRSLRVNIVPVDYVANAVTQLTFNPKAEGKTFHTVAPHETLPQLGELLDFVRKWANTEIPCKLPTPICIPLSASQMKTALKLQRAFSGQRKVLDTLISLSPYFSENRKLDRSNIDKFLGPYDFKWKDIMPNLLSYAVYNSFFHRSDRTVYEQILFRLESQSHPVRYYDLVEGKIIKKTAQEMRRDICALTAAMTKYGIRAGDRVALTGLNSTRYLAVDVAIGLVGAVSVPLYYTAPPQDINDVLSASGAKLFFVGMPSLLNHADELKPEVPLVSICRVNPHANSQRKIIPWDQFLSKDYPAPTRAPVSFGDIATLRYSSGTTGKPKGAIFTHANLRYMGESTASITPWMTRNQPCSYLSFLPMGHVVEGILALYCPYYLPTAVDVYFLEDFRKLQEMLPKVRPIIFFAVPRLYEKIWAALEKNSLGRFYVKTKNPLFKSVLRSTLRRVTLKKAGLDKCDQLIAGSANFSVELLKKYRNIGIEVHNAYGLTEAPLVTLNRFRKNRIETVGEPMPFTEVKVSEDGEIMVRGPQVTPGYFDKFLEQPFKDGYLMTGDIGVLTDEGSLIIYGRKKEIIKTSYGKCVYTAKIEGMLRELPKVTESLLLGESKPYCTALLWVESKNYKPSVLSKIDEAMNEVNKQLSNPEKIKRWAVLPNNLSIENGELTPNLKLKRNVTAVKNQKIIDALYNPDVSESDGQGLAYFGSSQVDDSATLTG, encoded by the coding sequence TTGAAGACTATTCTTTTGACAGGCGCAAGCGGCTTCATCGCAACGTACATAGCTCGAAACCTTCTCGCAGAGAAAGATGTGGCTGTCCTTGCTTTAGTGAGAGCTAAGGATACTGCCAGTGCTAAAGTCAAGTTAGAAAGAGAATGGTGGGACCACCCCGAATTGGTGCAAGCATTAGGCACCCGAATTCAGGCAGTAGCTGGCGACATCTGTAATCCAAATATTGGGTTAACAGAGGAAAACTACCTCGGTCTCGTCGAGAAGACAACTCATATCATCCATACAGCAGCTGACTGGCGATTTCGTCCACTAATCGAGTTAAGAAAAACCAACGTTCAAGGAACCGCCAATCTGATTGCTTTAGCCAAAAAAATAAATCAGCACCACCAATTGGAACGTTTTTCTTATATCTCAACCGCCTACGTGGCTGGAGCCGCAACTGGAACAATAATGGAGGATCAGTTGACCGACAAACATGGCTTCTTAACTAACTATGAACAAAGCAAATATGAAGCTGAACAGTTGGTTCATGCAGCGAAAGAACAATTATGTGTTTCAGTTTTTCGTCCCTCCATGGTTGTAGGCGACTCAAAGACAGGTGCAATTAAAACCTTCAACACCTTCTACTTCCCATTACGCCTTTACTTAACTGGTAAAATGCGTTTCATGCCCGTGAGTCGTTCACTAAGAGTCAACATTGTTCCAGTTGACTACGTCGCCAACGCTGTAACTCAGTTGACTTTTAATCCTAAAGCTGAAGGCAAAACATTCCATACAGTAGCACCCCATGAAACGCTCCCACAGCTTGGTGAACTGTTAGATTTCGTTAGAAAATGGGCTAACACTGAAATTCCATGTAAACTTCCGACACCGATTTGTATACCTCTGTCTGCTTCACAGATGAAGACGGCGCTTAAACTTCAACGCGCATTCAGTGGACAACGAAAAGTTTTAGATACACTAATTTCCCTCTCGCCTTACTTTAGCGAAAACCGCAAATTAGACCGAAGCAACATCGACAAATTTCTTGGTCCATACGACTTTAAATGGAAAGACATAATGCCTAACCTTCTCAGCTATGCAGTATACAACAGCTTCTTCCACCGTTCCGACCGCACTGTATATGAGCAGATTCTTTTTCGATTAGAAAGCCAAAGCCACCCCGTAAGATACTACGACTTGGTCGAAGGCAAAATCATAAAGAAAACTGCGCAAGAAATGCGCCGAGACATTTGTGCATTGACTGCTGCAATGACAAAATATGGAATTAGAGCAGGAGACAGAGTGGCTCTAACAGGCTTAAACAGCACACGATACTTAGCTGTCGATGTAGCAATCGGACTCGTCGGGGCCGTCAGCGTTCCGCTATACTACACCGCGCCTCCTCAAGACATAAACGATGTCCTATCAGCAAGCGGCGCAAAACTCTTCTTTGTAGGTATGCCAAGCCTGCTGAACCATGCCGATGAACTCAAACCCGAAGTGCCGCTTGTTTCAATTTGTCGAGTAAACCCACATGCAAATTCACAGCGAAAAATCATTCCTTGGGACCAATTTCTCTCAAAAGATTACCCAGCTCCCACTCGTGCCCCCGTAAGTTTCGGAGACATCGCAACTTTGAGGTATTCTTCAGGAACCACAGGCAAACCCAAAGGCGCCATCTTCACACATGCCAACCTCAGATACATGGGTGAATCTACCGCATCCATAACTCCATGGATGACAAGAAACCAGCCCTGCAGTTACCTATCTTTCTTGCCGATGGGCCATGTAGTGGAAGGTATCTTAGCATTGTACTGTCCATACTATCTTCCCACAGCCGTTGACGTCTATTTCTTAGAAGATTTTCGAAAACTCCAAGAAATGCTTCCCAAAGTTAGACCCATCATCTTCTTTGCGGTGCCGCGGCTGTATGAAAAAATCTGGGCTGCTCTAGAAAAGAACTCTCTTGGCCGCTTTTATGTAAAAACAAAAAATCCACTATTCAAGTCGGTTCTGCGAAGTACACTAAGAAGGGTAACTCTCAAAAAAGCTGGCTTAGACAAATGTGACCAACTTATCGCTGGCTCTGCCAACTTCAGCGTGGAGTTGCTCAAAAAATACCGCAATATAGGCATAGAAGTTCACAACGCATATGGACTCACAGAAGCGCCTCTTGTAACTTTGAATCGGTTTAGAAAAAACCGAATAGAAACTGTAGGTGAACCTATGCCCTTTACAGAAGTCAAAGTCTCAGAAGATGGAGAAATAATGGTTAGAGGTCCACAGGTAACTCCAGGGTATTTCGATAAATTTTTAGAGCAACCGTTTAAAGACGGATACTTGATGACAGGGGACATAGGCGTATTAACCGATGAAGGCAGCCTCATTATTTACGGGCGCAAAAAAGAAATTATCAAAACCTCTTACGGCAAATGCGTCTACACCGCAAAAATTGAAGGTATGCTACGGGAACTGCCAAAAGTCACCGAATCGTTGCTGCTGGGAGAATCAAAACCTTACTGCACTGCGCTTTTATGGGTTGAAAGTAAGAACTACAAACCAAGTGTGCTGTCAAAAATCGATGAAGCGATGAATGAAGTCAACAAGCAACTTTCTAACCCTGAAAAAATCAAAAGATGGGCCGTTCTGCCCAACAATTTAAGCATCGAAAACGGGGAGTTAACACCCAACCTCAAACTAAAACGTAACGTAACTGCTGTAAAAAACCAAAAAATCATAGACGCACTCTACAATCCAGATGTTTCTGAAAGTGATGGACAAGGATTAGCCTATTTTGGATCCAGTCAAGTAGACGACTCAGCAACATTGACGGGTTAA
- a CDS encoding PadR family transcriptional regulator yields the protein MVSLTITVSGEKSEARIVKKMHERVIKSFLDTIIMAELQNGAISGYDIISYIHTKHGFLVSSGTVYSLLYSLERNGLVQGTWLERKRVYKLTDRGTQTIETIINSHDKIKGFLSTILNA from the coding sequence ATGGTTTCATTAACAATCACGGTAAGTGGAGAAAAATCTGAAGCCCGAATCGTAAAAAAAATGCATGAACGCGTCATCAAAAGCTTCCTAGACACCATAATCATGGCTGAACTCCAAAACGGCGCCATAAGCGGCTACGATATAATAAGCTACATCCACACCAAACACGGCTTCTTAGTCAGCTCAGGCACAGTCTACTCGCTACTCTACTCTCTTGAACGCAACGGATTAGTCCAAGGTACATGGCTCGAACGCAAAAGAGTCTACAAACTCACCGACAGAGGCACCCAAACCATCGAAACCATAATTAACTCACACGACAAAATCAAAGGCTTCCTATCAACGATTCTTAACGCATAA
- a CDS encoding CdvA-like protein, translated as MISWKYTFKRLNEEYEIATKKKQALDNLCATGKISPATRDAFTADIVKAIEEIERQRHELGEKMQIKTSELENQLKTLEMLLANYEIQHVVGEIDDEIYSREINLLSNTLEATRNELGVIKQATDQLFGVKPVEAPVIESAAPVVEAPVESTPVDVPVESATIETAVVETVTAAEPTSVETAPAPIEAPVETAPAETAPIESTPAETPVVEAAIIETPVEAAPAEAPAIEPTPAEETIAVEAAPAEVAVAEAPVETAPVEAAPVETDPITETAPIVEEAAVAEPVVEAAPAEATIEASPVVEAPVEIPVETAPTEETHVEAVIEEAAPTIEAPVAEAAPVEETPVAEAIAEPQAELTTETPTVIEEKVEEPIVEAAVTEPTIETAPVEAAPIEQPPASLEEAPAAEIPIETAPVEEAPTEAVAEEVIAEPEPVAEAAVEEAVVIAEPVVEAAAEPVVETPLQVFEVTEHAPAEITLEKALEQIETQVIEPVIVEEAHITAHPLEAPQQAHSEMVETATDQTPPTDENAENTTTE; from the coding sequence ATGATCTCATGGAAATACACGTTTAAACGATTAAATGAAGAATACGAAATTGCCACAAAAAAGAAGCAAGCCCTAGATAACCTCTGCGCAACAGGCAAAATCTCACCAGCAACCCGCGATGCCTTTACCGCCGACATCGTAAAAGCCATAGAAGAAATCGAGAGACAACGCCATGAACTCGGAGAAAAAATGCAAATCAAAACCTCCGAACTCGAAAACCAACTAAAAACCCTCGAAATGCTCCTTGCCAACTACGAAATTCAACATGTCGTAGGCGAAATCGACGACGAAATTTACAGTCGCGAAATTAACCTCCTTTCAAACACTCTTGAAGCAACTCGAAACGAATTGGGCGTAATTAAACAGGCAACAGACCAGCTTTTTGGAGTAAAACCAGTTGAGGCTCCAGTAATCGAATCTGCTGCTCCAGTTGTTGAAGCGCCTGTTGAATCAACTCCCGTAGACGTTCCGGTTGAATCTGCCACAATCGAAACCGCCGTAGTGGAAACAGTGACAGCCGCCGAACCTACATCCGTTGAAACAGCTCCCGCGCCAATTGAAGCTCCAGTTGAAACTGCTCCAGCCGAAACCGCTCCAATCGAGTCTACCCCAGCTGAAACGCCTGTAGTAGAAGCTGCTATTATTGAAACGCCAGTTGAAGCCGCCCCCGCGGAGGCTCCAGCAATCGAACCAACCCCCGCAGAAGAAACCATAGCGGTTGAAGCAGCACCAGCAGAAGTTGCTGTTGCTGAAGCCCCAGTTGAGACCGCTCCAGTTGAGGCAGCACCAGTTGAAACTGACCCAATAACAGAGACCGCCCCAATCGTTGAAGAAGCTGCTGTAGCCGAACCAGTAGTCGAAGCTGCCCCCGCAGAAGCAACAATTGAAGCTTCTCCAGTCGTTGAAGCCCCCGTCGAAATTCCAGTTGAAACCGCTCCCACAGAAGAGACCCATGTTGAAGCCGTAATCGAAGAGGCAGCCCCAACAATCGAAGCTCCAGTAGCTGAAGCCGCGCCAGTTGAAGAAACTCCAGTTGCTGAAGCAATCGCAGAGCCACAGGCAGAACTAACCACTGAAACACCAACAGTTATCGAGGAAAAAGTTGAGGAACCAATCGTTGAAGCCGCCGTAACTGAACCTACAATCGAAACTGCTCCAGTTGAAGCCGCTCCGATCGAGCAACCCCCCGCATCTCTGGAGGAAGCGCCCGCAGCAGAAATCCCAATCGAAACAGCCCCAGTTGAGGAGGCTCCAACCGAAGCAGTTGCAGAAGAAGTAATTGCCGAACCCGAACCAGTTGCAGAAGCAGCCGTCGAAGAGGCAGTGGTGATTGCTGAGCCAGTGGTTGAAGCAGCCGCTGAACCCGTCGTGGAGACCCCGCTTCAGGTTTTCGAAGTAACTGAGCATGCTCCAGCTGAAATTACCCTCGAAAAAGCATTGGAACAAATAGAAACCCAGGTCATTGAACCAGTCATCGTGGAGGAGGCCCACATAACGGCCCACCCTTTAGAAGCGCCTCAGCAGGCGCATTCGGAAATGGTGGAAACCGCCACAGACCAAACCCCCCCAACCGACGAAAACGCAGAAAACACCACAACTGAATAA
- a CDS encoding SNF2-related protein, whose amino-acid sequence MEALRIKQATKINHLIAVDAIRTKLVPYNFQLKTALQVINEMNANAILADEVGLGKTIEAGLIMKELLLREEINSILIVAPKSLLSQWKSEMAEKFGETFLIANKPGERANLKTCKRLLCSHTLLPRKFDVIGSRTWDLVVVDEAHAFRNTHSKGRACLAELRKNHLLLLTATPLCNKLTDLYSIVDLIQPGLLDSERAFISRYAEDARSRVVKSSEAYFLRQNLRDVMCRTRREQTGIPFTKRVVESRTLEPTQAEREFIDAATDYLRDMSKNHFRTIEALIAENPTRKFSESQSNAILVFQAITLQQSFSSSPEASIQSLLKRQQRFPTEAQVTGALIEMARKVKSAKMELLRDVLKETPKEQALIFCLRKITANKIKAMLDAEFGKAEVFLGDMNQVERDAAIESFRSGETRYLVATDAAAEGLNLQNCCIMFNYDLHWNPMKIEQRIGRIHRFKQDRDVTVFNLAVKDTIDDYVLHVLYQKIDLFNMTVGKMETVLAELKEGNQDIQKTIAEILLRSQSRIDLKKELEKLAADLNVSKQNQELAEQFTRGVLG is encoded by the coding sequence TTGGAAGCACTCAGAATCAAGCAGGCAACCAAAATCAACCACCTCATAGCCGTCGACGCCATCCGCACCAAACTGGTTCCCTACAATTTCCAGCTAAAAACCGCTCTGCAAGTCATAAACGAAATGAACGCGAACGCCATCCTCGCCGACGAGGTGGGCTTGGGTAAAACCATCGAAGCGGGGCTAATAATGAAGGAGCTCCTGCTAAGAGAAGAAATCAATTCTATCTTGATTGTAGCTCCCAAGAGTTTGCTTTCTCAATGGAAAAGTGAGATGGCTGAGAAATTCGGCGAAACCTTCCTCATCGCTAACAAACCTGGGGAACGAGCGAACCTAAAAACATGCAAGAGACTTCTGTGTTCGCATACGCTTTTGCCTCGCAAGTTTGATGTAATTGGAAGTCGGACTTGGGATTTGGTGGTTGTAGATGAAGCCCACGCGTTTAGGAACACGCATAGTAAAGGCAGGGCATGTTTGGCGGAGTTGAGGAAAAACCATCTCCTGTTGCTTACCGCAACGCCGCTGTGCAATAAGTTAACTGACCTCTACAGCATTGTGGATTTGATTCAGCCGGGGCTTCTTGATAGTGAACGTGCGTTTATTTCGCGGTATGCTGAGGATGCAAGAAGCCGTGTGGTCAAGTCAAGTGAGGCGTATTTTTTGAGGCAGAATCTGCGGGATGTTATGTGTCGTACTCGCCGAGAACAGACAGGCATCCCCTTTACCAAACGTGTGGTGGAATCCAGAACGCTGGAGCCCACACAGGCGGAGCGGGAATTCATCGACGCTGCTACGGATTACCTGCGTGATATGAGCAAAAATCACTTCCGAACCATAGAGGCCCTCATCGCTGAGAACCCTACACGTAAATTCTCTGAATCGCAGAGCAACGCCATACTAGTGTTCCAAGCGATCACTCTTCAGCAGTCGTTTTCTAGTTCGCCTGAGGCGTCCATTCAATCGTTGTTGAAGAGGCAACAGCGGTTCCCAACTGAGGCGCAGGTTACGGGGGCTCTCATAGAAATGGCTAGAAAAGTTAAGAGTGCCAAGATGGAGCTTCTCAGAGATGTGCTCAAAGAAACGCCAAAGGAGCAGGCACTTATTTTTTGTTTGAGAAAAATCACTGCCAACAAAATCAAAGCTATGCTTGATGCTGAATTTGGCAAGGCAGAGGTTTTCTTGGGCGACATGAATCAGGTTGAACGAGATGCAGCTATAGAGAGCTTCAGGAGCGGTGAAACAAGATACCTCGTCGCCACTGACGCAGCCGCAGAAGGCCTCAACCTTCAGAACTGCTGCATCATGTTCAACTACGATTTACATTGGAACCCGATGAAAATCGAGCAGCGCATCGGACGCATTCACCGCTTTAAACAGGACCGTGATGTGACTGTTTTCAATCTAGCAGTTAAAGACACGATAGACGACTACGTTTTGCATGTGCTGTATCAAAAGATTGACTTGTTCAATATGACTGTAGGCAAGATGGAGACTGTGCTGGCTGAACTAAAAGAGGGCAACCAAGACATACAGAAAACCATCGCCGAGATTCTGCTCCGAAGCCAAAGCCGCATAGACCTCAAAAAGGAATTGGAAAAACTCGCCGCCGACCTCAACGTTTCTAAGCAGAATCAGGAGTTGGCTGAGCAGTTTACGAGGGGGGTTTTGGGTTGA